Proteins encoded in a region of the Labrus bergylta chromosome 9, fLabBer1.1, whole genome shotgun sequence genome:
- the rbm22 gene encoding pre-mRNA-splicing factor RBM22 — protein MATSLGSNTYNRQNWEDADFPILCQTCLGENPYIRMTKEKYGKECKICARPFTVFRWCPGTRMRFKKTEVCQTCSKMKNVCQTCLLDLEYGLPIQVRDTGLSVKDEVPRSDVNKEYYTQNMEREIANSDGTRPVGQLGKAPSSSDMLLKLARTTPYYKRNRPHICSFWVKGECKRGEECPYRHEKPTDPDDPLADQNIKDRYYGINDPVADKLLKRASTMPRLDPPEDKSISTLYIGGLGDTVTDADLKSHFYQFGEIRTITIVQRQQCAFIQFATRQAAESAAEKSFNKLIINGRRLTVKWGRSQAARGKEGIKDGVSEMGTRLDPVPGLPGALPPPPALDEEAPANYFNLDPSTTPAVMNIALPPPPGINPPPPGFGPPMFHPMGHMAPPMPPPMSMRPPGQIHYPSQDPQRMGAHAAHGSRHGE, from the exons ATGGCGACGTCCCTGGGCTCCAACACCTACAATAGACAGAACTGGGAAGACGCG GATTTCCCAATTCTGTGTCAGACATGTTTGGGAGAAAACCCTTACATCCGTATG acCAAGGAAAAGTATGGAAAGGAATGCAAG ATCTGTGCTCGACCATTTACCGTGTTCAGGTGGTGTCCTGGGACTCGAATGCGTTTCAAGAAGACAGAGGTCTGTCAGACCTGCAGTAAAATGAAGAATGTTTGTCAGACATGTCTGCTGGACTTGGAGTATG GTTTGCCCATCCAGGTCAGAGACACCGGGCTGTCAGTAAAAGATGAGGTTCCAAGGTCAGATGTGAACAAAGAGTactacacacagaacatggAGAGAGAG ATTGCCAATTCTGATGGCACACGTCCTGTTGGCCAGCTAGGTAAAGCGCCCAGCTCTAGTGATATGTtgctgaaactggcccggactACTCCGTATTACAAGAGGAACCGGCCCCATATCTGCTCCTTTTGGGTGAAGGGAGAGTGTAAGAGAGGGGAGGAATGTCCCTACAG GCACGAGAAGCCCACAGATCCCGACGACCCTCTGGCTGACCAGAACATCAAGGATCGATACTACGGCATCAATGATCCAGTGGCTGACAAGTTGCTGAAAAGGGCCTCAACGATGCCCCGACTGGACCCGCCAGAGGACAAGTCCATCAGCACCCTCTACATAGGAGGTTTGGGAGACACAGTCACTGATGCAGATCTCAA GAGTCACTTTTACCAGTTTGGCGAGATTCGCACAATAACCATTGTCCAGAGGCAGCAGTGTGCCTTCATCCAGTTCGCCACACGGCAGGCGGCTGAGTCGGCTGCTGAGAAGTCCTTCAACAAACTCATCATCAATGGACGGAGGCTCACTGTTAAATGGGGAAG GTCTCAGGCAGCAAGAGGGAAGGAAGGCATCAAAGACGGAGTCAGTGAGATGGGTACCAGACTGGATCCAGTACCTGGACTGCCTGGAG CTCTCCCTCCACCACCTGCTTTAGACGAGGAGGCTCCTGCAAACTACTTCAACCTGGACCCCAGCACCACTCCTGCTGTCATGAACATTGCTTTGCCTCCACCTCCTGGCATCAACCCGCCTCCTCCAG GTTTTGGCCCTCCGATGTTCCACCCCATGGGTCACATGGCTCCACCCATGCCCCCTCCAATGAGCATGAGACCTCCTGGTCAAATCCACTACCCCTCCCAGGATCCTCAGCGCATGGGTGCCCATGCCGCACATGGCTCACGTCATGGGGAGTAG
- the myoz3a gene encoding myozenin-2 isoform X2: MMMHAGLDDLTKQRMLQAKALSKEVQGGGLNLGKKMSVPRDVMMEELNLPSNRGSRMFQERQKRVERFTLENTAGGAYNTDNVYSGSVPPQQMILEPREGKVNQAPPIIGYSGPLKEIPKEKFNTTVIPKSYFSPWTEALRGNEELMNTLNSQLPELPQKIQPVNYRCFNRSARPFGGAMSSKRVIPVINFEAVESPNLPSVNRMCPRPNFNRAPKGWGLDYSPESNEL, encoded by the exons ATGATGATGCATGCAGGCCTGGACGACCTAACTAAACAGAGGATGCTGCAGGCTAAAGCTCTGTCCAAGGAGGTCCAGGGAG gAGGTCTGAACCTGGGGAAGAAGATGAGCGTCCCGAGAGACGTGATGATGGAGGAGCTTAACCTTCCGTCTAATCGAGGCTCTCGCATGTTTCAGGAGAGGCAGAAGAGGGTGGAGAGGTTCACATTGGAGAACACAGCTGGTGGTGCCTACAACACAGACAAT GTTTATTCCGGGTCAGTTCCTCCCCAGCAGATGATCCTCGAGCCGCGGGAGGGAAAAGTGAACCAGGCTCCCCCCATCATCG GATATTCTGGCCCCCTGAAGGAAATTCCTAAAGAAAAGTTCAACACAACAGTAATCCCCAAGTCCTACTTTTCCCCATGGACAGAGGCTCTGAGAGGTAACGAAGAGCTCATGAACACCCTCAATTCCCAGCTGCCAGAGCTCCCACAAAAGATACAGCCTGTCAACTACAGGTGCTTTAACAG aTCTGCCAGGCCATTCGGGGGAGCCATGTCCAGCAAAAGGGTGATCCCAGTGATCAACTTTGAGGCCGTGGAATCCCCGAACCTGCCCAGTGTCAACCGCATGTGTCCACGGCCCAACTTCAACAGAGCACCCAAGGGATGGGGGCTTGATTACAGCCCCGAGTCTAATGAACTatga
- the myoz3a gene encoding myozenin-2 isoform X1 has product MMMHAGLDDLTKQRMLQAKALSKEVQGGGLNLGKKMSVPRDVMMEELNLPSNRGSRMFQERQKRVERFTLENTAGGAYNTDNVYSGSVPPQQMILEPREGKVNQAPPIIGKHSLVMNLQKTVAKKGSPEVLAPGYSGPLKEIPKEKFNTTVIPKSYFSPWTEALRGNEELMNTLNSQLPELPQKIQPVNYRCFNRSARPFGGAMSSKRVIPVINFEAVESPNLPSVNRMCPRPNFNRAPKGWGLDYSPESNEL; this is encoded by the exons ATGATGATGCATGCAGGCCTGGACGACCTAACTAAACAGAGGATGCTGCAGGCTAAAGCTCTGTCCAAGGAGGTCCAGGGAG gAGGTCTGAACCTGGGGAAGAAGATGAGCGTCCCGAGAGACGTGATGATGGAGGAGCTTAACCTTCCGTCTAATCGAGGCTCTCGCATGTTTCAGGAGAGGCAGAAGAGGGTGGAGAGGTTCACATTGGAGAACACAGCTGGTGGTGCCTACAACACAGACAAT GTTTATTCCGGGTCAGTTCCTCCCCAGCAGATGATCCTCGAGCCGCGGGAGGGAAAAGTGAACCAGGCTCCCCCCATCATCGGTAAGCATAGCCTGGTCATGAACCTTCAGAAGACCGTGGCAAAGAAGGGCAGTCCAGAAGTCCTCGCACCAG GATATTCTGGCCCCCTGAAGGAAATTCCTAAAGAAAAGTTCAACACAACAGTAATCCCCAAGTCCTACTTTTCCCCATGGACAGAGGCTCTGAGAGGTAACGAAGAGCTCATGAACACCCTCAATTCCCAGCTGCCAGAGCTCCCACAAAAGATACAGCCTGTCAACTACAGGTGCTTTAACAG aTCTGCCAGGCCATTCGGGGGAGCCATGTCCAGCAAAAGGGTGATCCCAGTGATCAACTTTGAGGCCGTGGAATCCCCGAACCTGCCCAGTGTCAACCGCATGTGTCCACGGCCCAACTTCAACAGAGCACCCAAGGGATGGGGGCTTGATTACAGCCCCGAGTCTAATGAACTatga